A genomic stretch from Arachis stenosperma cultivar V10309 chromosome 3, arast.V10309.gnm1.PFL2, whole genome shotgun sequence includes:
- the LOC130966876 gene encoding protein MAIN-LIKE 1-like, whose amino-acid sequence MPFGECTITLQDVAYQLGLPVDGDYVSGCLTDFHLYIEGGRPTWQWFHELLGVLPPENQCPDGADEETVRRFARAYIMMLLGTQLFADKSGNRIHIRWLPYVARLEEMGRYSWASAALAWLYRCMCRVANRHVVKLAGPLQLLQSWIFWRFPTLRPSGYDEISWPLASRWSGYNPGISNKGPRVQMARMKIDLLQPRQFIWMPYSAVDVIQVVHPEVLEPRHTMLWRCKTSLIYFVVVEWHQVDRVLPQFGGVQPIPSPTLNIDFLMSKDGRGGDRWFPAQYPEWHLYWQERADHILQFDIVPDPGPSHEFLTWWYQHGKRFLSPEMLLGDPRGVPIPDEATRGVQADFQTWTGSRMFLTDVALRGEHELGHVVASVSGTG is encoded by the exons ATGCCGTTCGGAGAGTGCACTATCACGCTTCAGGACGTCGCATACCAGCTGGGGTTGCCAGTCGACGGAGATTATGTTAGTGGTTGCCTTACGGACTTCCACCTTTACATTGAGGGTGGGAGACCTACTTGGCAGTGGTTCCATGAGTTGCTCGGTGTTTTACCTCCGGAGAACCAG TGTCCAGATGGGGCAGATGAGGAGACAGTTAGGCGATTTGCCCGGGCCTACATCATGATGTTATTGGGTACGCAGCTATTTGCCGACAAGTCCGGCAATCGTATACACATCAGATGGCTACCATATGTTGCTCGGCTTGAGGAGATGGGTCGCTACAGTTGGGCGTCGGCGGCACTAGCATGGCTGTACAGGTGCATGTGCCGAGTCGCCAACAGACATGTGGTGAAGTTAGCTGGCCCGTTACAGTTATTACAGTCGTGGATCTTCTGGAGGTTTCCCACACTTAGACCATCTGGGTATGATGAGATCAGCTGGCCCCTTGCCTCGAG ATGGTCTGGTTACAACCCTGGGATTAGCAACAAGGGACCTCGGGTACAGATGGCTCGCATGAAGATCGACTTGTTACAGCCTCGGCAG TTCATATGGATGCCCTATAGCGCAGTCGACGTCATCCAGGTTGTCCATCCTGAGGTGTTGGAGCCTCGGCATACGATGTTATGGCGATGCAAGACGTCCCTGATTTATTTTGTGGTTGTCGAGTGGCATCAGGTTGATAGAGTTTTACCTCAGTTTGGCGGCGTTCAGCCCATACCGTCTCCTACCCTGAACATCGACTTCCTGATGTCGAAGGACGGGAGAGGAGGTGACCGTTGGTTCCCGGCACAGTACCCTGAGTGGCATCTTTACTGGCAGGAGCGTGCTGATCATATTCTACAGTTTGACATCGTGCCCGACCCTGGACCGTCACATGAGTTCTTGACATGGTGGTATCAGCACGGGAAGAGGTTTTTGTCGCCGGAGATGTTATTGGGGGATCCGAGAGGTGTTCCTATTCCAGATGAGGCGACGAGAGGGGTGCAGGCCGACTTCCAGACATGGACCGGGTCGAGGATGTTCCTAACAGATGTTGCATTGAGAGGAGAGCACGAGTTGGGACACGTCGTAGCCAGCGTGAGTGGAACTGGGTAG
- the LOC130966877 gene encoding uncharacterized protein LOC130966877, which yields MNEFQVGQQFQDKDEALLSVKTYSIRRGVQYKVVESDYRRYVGKCSEFGNGCTWLIRLSLRQRKGIWEVKRYNGPHTCLASSISSDHRSLDYHVISTFVMPMVRADAGVNIKVLQNATAAHFGFRPTYRRVWMAKQKAVAVIYGDWDESYNELPRWVLGVQLTMPGTVAVLRTCPVRVGGQVDDSQVYFHRLFWTFPPCIQAFRHCKPLVSIDGTHLYRKYGGTLLVTIAQDGNSNILPVAFALVEGENAESWSFFLSHLREHVTPQPGLLVISDRHNGIKAALEAPDGGWLPPAAYRAFCIRHVAANFALTFKGKDAWRLLVNAAYAKTEVEFDYWFDILRSENPAMCDWANRIEYSLWTQHCDEGRRFGHMTTNISECVNSILKGVRNLPVCSLVKATYGRLAELFVRKGREAEAQMGTGQQFSQYLVKCIEANLRTARHFTVTVYDRDNSEYTVAEMTPTGSFSLGTYRASLGSKTCDCGYFQALHFPCPHALACCAFSRLTWQPYVHKVYRLSSVFGVYQMGFAPPISEGFWPPYAGPTVIPDPSMRRAREGRPRSTRIRTNMDEADPNRPKRCGLCRQPGHTRRSCPQAAGPSGTARNQ from the coding sequence ATGAACGAGTTCCAGGTTGGCCAACAATTTCAGGATAAAGATGAGGCGCTGTTGAGTGTGAAGACGTACAGTATCCGCCGAGGGGTCCAGTACAAGGTCGTTGAGTCTGACTACCGCAGGTATGTGGGAAAGTGTTCTGAGTTTGGGAATGGGTGCACATGGCTAATTCGGTTGAGTCTCCGACAGCGGAAGGGTATCTGGGAAGTGAAGCGATACAACGGACCGCATACATGTCTTGCCAGCTCCATCTCCAGCGACCATAGGAGTCTGGACTACCATGTCATATCCACCTTCGTTATGCCGATGGTTAGGGCTGATGCAGGTGTGAACATCAAGGTGCTTCAAAATGCCACGGCCGCACACTTTGGGTTCAGGCCTACGTACAGGAGGGTATGGATGGCGAAGCAGAAGGCCGTTGCAGTGATATATGGGGACTGGGACGAGTCGTACAATGAGCTCCCTAGGTGGGTTTTAGGAGTTCAGCTGACGATGCCTGGCACTGTAGCCGTCCTCAGGACTTGCCCTGTTCGAGTTGGGGGACAGGTTGACGATTCTCAGGTTTATTTTCATAGGCTGTTCTGGACTTTCCCCCCTTGTATCCAGGCATTCCGTCATTGCAAGCCTTTGGTGAGTATTGATGGCACCCATTTATATAGGAAGTATGGGGGAACACTGCTAGTCACCATTGCACAAGACGGAAACTCGAACATCCTCCCCGTGGCATTTGCACTAGTTGAGGGTGAGAATGCTGAGTCAtggtctttctttctttcccacCTCCGTGAGCACGTGACACCTCAGCCGGGTCTGTTAGttatttcagataggcataacGGCATAAAGGCAGCCCTCGAGGCTCCGGATGGGGGATGGCTACCGCCTGCTGCGTACCGGGCGTTCTGCATTCGACACGTTGCAGCGAATTTTGCCTTGACGTTCAAGGGAAAAGATGCCTGGAGGCTTCTTGTTAACGCCGCATATGCCAAGACCGAGGTGGAGTTCGACTACTGGTTTGACATTCTGCGCTCTGAGAATCCGGCAATGTGTGACTGGGCGAACCGAATCGAGTATTCGTTGTGGACACAGCACTGTGATGAGGGTCGGAGATTCGGGCACATGACGACCAATATTTCGGAATGTGTCAACTCAATCCTGAAGGGGGTTAGAAACCTCCCTGTTTGCTCGCTGGTGAAGGCCACATACGGAAGGCTAGCTGAGCTATTTGTCCGTAAGGGTAGGGAGGCCGAGGCTCAGATGGGTACTGGACAACAATTCAGTCAATACCTAGTAAAGTGTATCGAGGCCAACCTGAGAACAGCCAGGCACTTCACGGTGACTGTTTACGACAGGGATAACTCGGAGTACACCGTTGCTGAAATGACTCCGACAGGCTCATTCTCTCTTGGTACGTACAGGGCCTCATTAGGGTCTAAGACTTGTGATTGTGGATACTTCCAAGCACTTCATTTTCCCTGTCCGCACGCACTGGCATGCTGTGCTTTTTCACGGCTTACATGGCAGCCTTACGTCCACAAGGTATATCGCCTTAGCTCCGTTTTCGGTGTCTATCAGATGGGATTTGCCCCTCCCATTTCGGAGGGTTTCTGGCCACCTTATGCCGGGCCTACCGTTATACCGGATCCGAGTATGAGGCGTGCGAGGGAGGGTCGTCCTAGATCCACAAGAATTCGAACCAACATGGATGAAGCAGATCCGAACCGGCCAAAGAGATGTGGCCTCTGCAGGCAGCCAGGTCACACCAGGCGTAGTTGTCCACAAGCCGCAGGCCCCAGCGGGACTGCTAGAAATCAGTAG
- the LOC130970575 gene encoding NAC domain-containing protein 86-like — MAPMSLPPGFRFHPTDEELVAYYLERKITGRSIELDVIAEVDLYKCEPWDLPDKSFLPSKDMEWYFYSPRDRKYPNGSRTNRATRGGYWKATGKDRAVQSQKKAVGMKKTLVYYKGRAPHGIRTNWVMHEYRLIESLPGTPHSSFKDSFSLCRIFKKTIQVQDKSKEEKEHQALLEEDHSSGIEISREMEAMNDNNNNNITLNINEQYPNNNNNKLPNCDASSSDLTQGTCTPTETGIADDFHAQFACDEANSAANSYSMGIAYPSNVFQDIEMSMYGSMHNYQFPQTPLVMEDFPQIDFAETKSLKPEVTEDCMFYDRYGRDCMNGTLEEIISLCSSQDNSVALPMLE; from the exons ATGGCTCCAATGAGTCTCCCACCTGGTTTTAGGTTTCACCCCACAGATGAAGAGCTCGTTGCTTACTACTTAGAAAGGAAGATAACAGGTCGCTCTATAGAGCTTGACGTTATAGCTGAAGTTGATTTATACAAATGTGAACCATGGGATTTGCCAG ATAAGTCATTTCTACCAAGCAAGGATATGGAGTGGTATTTCTACAGTCCAAGGGATAGGAAGTATCCAAATGGATCAAGAACGAACAGGGCAACAAGAGGTGGGTACTGGAAAGCGACTGGAAAGGACAGGGCAGTGCAGTCTCAGAAGAAGGCAGTTGGTATGAAGAAGACTTTGGTGTATTACAAAGGAAGAGCTCCACATGGAATTAGAACCAACTGGGTCATGCATGAGTACCGCTTGATTGAATCCCTCCCTGGAACTCCTCACTCCTCTTTCAAG GATTCCTTTTCATTGTGTCGGATTTTCAAAAAGACAATTCAAGTTCAAGACAAATCTAAAGAAGAGAAAGAACATCAAGCATTACTAGAGGAAGATCACTCAAGTGGCATTGAGATTTCAAGAGAAATGGAAGCCATGaatgataataataacaataatataactCTAAATATTAATGAACAAtatcctaataataataataataaactccCTAATTGTGATGCTTCATCTTCTGATCTCACTCAAGGAACATGTACACCCACAGAAACCGGTATAGCAGATGATTTTCATGCCCAATTTGCTTGTGATGAAGCAAACAGTGCCGCTAATTCTTACTCAATGGGAATAGCATACCCCTCAAACGTTTTTCAG GACATAGAGATGTCCATGTATGGAAGCATGCATAATTATCAATTCCCACAAACGCCTTTGGTGATGGAAGATTTTCCACAAATAGATTTTGCTGAGACAAAGTCATTGAAGCCAGAGGTGACTGAAGACTGCATGTTCTATGATAGATACGGTAGGGATTGTATGAATGGAACACTAGAAGAAATCATCTCATTGTGTTCCTCTCAAGACAACTCTGTGGCTTTGCCCATGCTAGAATGA